Genomic window (Tripterygium wilfordii isolate XIE 37 chromosome 11, ASM1340144v1, whole genome shotgun sequence):
CATCTTCATGTTCTCTACAATTCAAACATCCTCTAAGAAGTCatgcaaaaaataaataaatgatataACAAAATTTTAACATGTGTCATCATTTTATTGGTTCATATCACGAGACTGCTAGTCATTaacaacaaaataataaataaaaaaaatcatcttatattttttttttgacacctACAATTCAAATGTTCATCTTCATGTCCTCTACAATTCAAACATCCTCTAAGAAgtcatgaaaaaataaataaatgatataacaaaattttgacatgtgtcatcattttattagttCATATCACGAGATTGTCAGTCATTaacaacaaaataataaataaaaaaaatcatctcatatgtttttttttaaacagggaTTTGAAAAAGGATATGATTCGAACCCACGATCTAATAAATAAATGATTCCTTACATGTAATGTGATTATGGTTCAATTAACGATTCACTGCCATCTCATATGTTTAATGCCCACGCCAACACCATTATGATGAAATTGAGCGCAAGGAATTTTTAGCCCAAGCTTCAAAGTACGggtatataataaaaaattattaagtattaataattacataagaAATATCCGATAACCCAGTAGATCCAGAAAATAACCCGTTTCTTATGATGCAATCGTTTTAGGTGTATCAGCGAGTCCTGAATTTTGGAAGAGATGATCATCgtcgttttttatttttgattgtgTTTGGCGATCTGAGCTGTGAAAGCGAGTCAAACAACGCTGAGTGagtgaattttgtgatctttcttGTGCGTACTGAGGTGGTGTAGAGCGTAGAGGGAAATCTGTAGAGAGGAGGTTCATTCCGGTTGGAGGTTGATTCAGGTTTCGATGAGATTTTCTCCTCACCTTGGTCTGACTTCAGCGCTCCAAAACTCCCACTAAAGCCACGATCGTAATCCATTTTAAGCGATTCAAATCTCTCTCACGAAAtcttagggttagggttttttttttgtttttgcttctgcTGTTTGGCTCGATTCCTCCATATGCAACAAACCTTTCAAGATGCCTACCCTGCCAGGACTCGCTGCGGAATCGCCAATTGCAATCCCAGTATCGCGAACCCTTGACTCTAATATATTAGAAGAATCTGCTCCTCATGGACAGTGGCTCTTCGAGTGCCATGGATTTTGGCACAATGTGGCCCTGATTGTACCCTCTCTATTGTTTGTGCTCTACTTGGCTTTCCAGGCCAAGAAGAGCTTCGTGAAGCTATCCAATGGACGATCATATATAATGATTTCGTATTATGGGACCCTTTGGCTCATTAGCTTGCTAAACCTTGCTTGGTGCTCCTTGCAGGTTTGTGATTTAATTTTGTTTGGATTTTGAATTGCTTGTGATTTATGGGTCTTGGGATTATACTACTTTGTTCTTTGCcaatttcctttcttttatAAATTGTTGTTACTTGTTTTGAATGGAATCTAGTTTCTTctttgatgattgattgattgtcaTAGTTTATAGAGAATTATTGGGGAAGCAGGAATGAAAGAATTAActtattagaaatttagaatatGCAGTGTATACTTCTAAAATACCCCTGGTATTCATCAATGCGTGGGTAATTTATGCCTTTTGTATTGAAACATTTTCGTTTCTTCATTGTGAACAACTGCTAACAGAAAGATGCCCCTAGGATGGTTGCATCTATAAATGATTGCTTGACATTTTTGCATAATTGTAATGACAGTTTTTGAGTGTGCTATGATTTCTGATGTATTTATTGTGATTCTCTGTTTGTAATACGGGGACAGTTTGTTTAATGTGATCTGACTCCCAATTACAATAATTTTTAGAAATGATTTGTCGGCCTATATcagctcacgaaattcaaaagTGAAATTTCCTTCTTAACCTTGTGCAGGCTAATGTGCTGCGGTATTTTAAATGCGGAAACAAAAGTCACTTGGACGTTGAATAGGAAAATGGATAATTTTGCATTATTGCTTCGTAGGCACTGTATTATAACATTTAGCGCTGAAGTCCCTTCAccatttatttctcttttataaattttttgctTCTTCCAAAATTGtttcacttgctagttaagtAGTTAGAAGGATTTCCTAGGTATTACAATATATTATTCTTCTTGAAGATTTGTTCTGGGTCTCCTAGAAAAAGCAACTTAAGTTCTCTTTTTACGGATGCAGGGATGGGAGTGCGGTTCTGGCAATGAAGTGGCGTGGAATATCTTATCTTTGCTTACAAAATCTGGAatgttgttcttggaagtaagcttagttgtttttcttcttcaaggaaATTATGCGAGTGGTTTTGAAACTTTGACATGGATATTCATTATTTCGGGGCTCATAGTTGGTTGTGACATACTTCTGAAggtataatatttttttctttggtgaaAAAGCATTCTCACCTTTCTCTGGCCCAGGTGTGGTGGGCTTCAAGcactttttacattttttttattgtgtttggttacatttgagattTGAGAAGCACTCATTGTAAAGAGATTTGTTTTTTGTGATAAATGTTTTAGGTGCTTTTGTGAGCAAAAAGATCAATAAAATAAGCAGTTACCTATAAGAAGTTATCTATTGTTGAATCGTACAAGTGTAGATCGTTCTAAGAAATTGTTCTTGTGTCACATGCTCATATGTAGTTGGGAAGCATATATGACATATACATCCATACATTGACCAATATCACCACAATTTTAGAAATGTGtgatatatatgcatgcataaaCCTTTGCACCCACATGAA
Coding sequences:
- the LOC120008518 gene encoding protein CANDIDATE G-PROTEIN COUPLED RECEPTOR 2-like isoform X1, whose product is MPTLPGLAAESPIAIPVSRTLDSNILEESAPHGQWLFECHGFWHNVALIVPSLLFVLYLAFQAKKSFVKLSNGRSYIMISYYGTLWLISLLNLAWCSLQGWECGSGNEVAWNILSLLTKSGMLFLEVSLVVFLLQGNYASGFETLTWIFIISGLIVGCDILLKAIYVFGFGVPLFVDSIENPHHKWGLWVVHRLVLTAVYGFILFLYHSKWRERLPARPAFYKYITIMFTLNAIALLACALTGRGANFGFWLYGATIVCYHAFYLPLIYVTFLADFLQEEGLHLENAYYSEMKDAGFFDVDWD